The genomic stretch ATCCGATCTTCTTCTTCCATTTCAAGTTTTGTCATCGGGTAATTTTTTTGAATGACGCGCTTCGCCGGTTTTGTGAATCGGTGCTGAATGAGTTCAAATGTTAAATCTCTCGTTGCGCTTTTAGGAAGCTTTGCTTCAAGTTTCTCAAACAAAGTGAGATACCCTTGTTTCCAATCATCATACAAGTAAATAGGTGCGATAATAAATCCTAGTGGGTAACCTGCTTCAGCAACTTTCGCTGCTGCTTCAATCCGTTCATCCAGTCGTGAGGTACCCGGTTCAAGAAACTTAATCACATAATCGGCATTCATACTAAAGCGAAAACGCGTCCTTCCTTGATGGTCTGCATCGAGAAGGTGATCAACGTGTGCGAACTTTGTTACGAAGCGGAGGCGTCCGTAATCTGATTTTCCGAAGTATTCAATCGCGTGTTTCAAAGTATGTGTTAAATGATCAATGCCAACGATGTCAGACGTACAGGACGCTTCAAACCGGGTTGGTTCTGGTGCACGCTCCTGCATATATTTCTCAGCTGCATCGAATATGTCATCCGTATTCACGTATGTTCGGATATAGGGCTTGCTTCCCATTGTGGTTTGAAGATAGCAGTAATGACAGTGGCCCATACAACCAGTTGCAAACGGAATCGCATATTCAGCAGAAGGTTTGGAAGTATCAAACTTTAACGTTTTTCTTACACCAACAACAAGCGTTGATTTTGCAACGCGATACTGCTGGAAATGATTATCTCCTGGAAGGTTCCTTACTTGATTGTGTGAGGTTGTTTCCCTAATTTCAATATCCATTTTAGAGAACTTCTCGTGCAATTCCCGTCCAAGAGGGTATTCTAACGCTCTTGGTTCCATGTAGACAAGCTGAGGTACAAATGGTTTAACCAATGAAAGACCTCCTATTCAATCGATCCGAAATATGTGGCATAGGCCTGTTCTGCTTCCGCTTCTGAATGATAAATTGCAATATCAGAATCAAGTGGGTAGTAAGTTTCATATAAGAACAAGGCAAGCTTACCAGGTTGATCAGGATCGTTCACAACAGCAGCTTCCTGGATGTTGGCAACATTGTAAGTATGCGGATTACGATACATGACGTAAACGACGTCACCCGCTTGATATCCTTGTCCTGAATCATATGTTGAATCATGTAAATCCATCTTATCACTCCTTTACGTTCTTCTTCCTCATTGTTCCACAAGAGTGTGGATTCCTTTCTGGTAAATAACGCCTGTTTTAGTCATAAAGCGCTTAAAGAGTGCATACGATGTTCTGTTGACTTAATTTTAAGGGAGGTGCGTGAAGGGGTGTTAAAGTGGATTAAAATCTTGGTGCCTTCACATAGTGTGACAGACAGGGTCTTTGCTCGGTTCAAACTGTACAGGAAATTGAGAGGTGGC from Bacillus sp. Cs-700 encodes the following:
- the splB gene encoding spore photoproduct lyase — translated: MVKPFVPQLVYMEPRALEYPLGRELHEKFSKMDIEIRETTSHNQVRNLPGDNHFQQYRVAKSTLVVGVRKTLKFDTSKPSAEYAIPFATGCMGHCHYCYLQTTMGSKPYIRTYVNTDDIFDAAEKYMQERAPEPTRFEASCTSDIVGIDHLTHTLKHAIEYFGKSDYGRLRFVTKFAHVDHLLDADHQGRTRFRFSMNADYVIKFLEPGTSRLDERIEAAAKVAEAGYPLGFIIAPIYLYDDWKQGYLTLFEKLEAKLPKSATRDLTFELIQHRFTKPAKRVIQKNYPMTKLEMEEEDRMYKWGKYGIGKYVYQKDQQQDMKDTLGGYINKFFPDAKLEYFT
- a CDS encoding transcriptional regulator SplA domain-containing protein; translation: MDLHDSTYDSGQGYQAGDVVYVMYRNPHTYNVANIQEAAVVNDPDQPGKLALFLYETYYPLDSDIAIYHSEAEAEQAYATYFGSIE